The genomic DNA GTGGACGCCGATCCGTACGGCGGGGTGCAGGCCGCTTCGCTCGCCATCCTCGACGAATCGCCCGGCCTCGCCGGCGCGGTACGCCGCGCGGACCAGGGCGATCTCGACGTGCCGGACCTCGTGGAGCGCTGCCTGCAGGTCGCCCCGGGGCTGGCGCTGCTCGCCGGGATCTCCCGGGCCGACCGTTGGCCGGAGCTGCGCCCCGACCCCCTGGATCGGGTCCTGACCCTGGCGCGGCAGGTGGCCGAACTCGTCGTGGTCGACTGCGGCTTCAGCGTGGAGGACGACGAAGAACTGAGTTACGACACCTCGGCGCCGCGGCGCAACGGCGCCACCCTGGCCACCCTGGCCTGCGCCGATCACCTGGTGGTCGTGGGCGGCGCGGAACCCATCGGCCTGCTGCGATTGGTCCGCGGGCTGGCCGAGATCGACACGATTCGCACCCCCGCCCGCCGTACGGTCGTGGTCAACCGGCTACGCGAGAGCGCGGTGGGGAGGCGACCCGAGGACGGGGTCGCCGCGGCGCTGCAGCGGTTCGCCGGGCTGGCGGACGTGTGGTTCGTCCCCGACGACCGAGAGGCCTTCGATCGCGCCGCGCTGCAGGGTCGCACGCTGGCCGAATGCGCGCCGCAGTCGCCCGCCCGAGTGGCCCTCGCCGGACTCGCCGCACACCTCACGGGCCGCCCGGCGGGCCGGGCCGACGGCCGCGGGGCGACCGGGCGGCGGGGGCGGCGACGCCGACGGGCGTGAACTTCCGACAGCGGTGTCCTCGTATCCAAACCCCGGGGTGCGCCCTTGTGTGAGCATGGGGTGCGTGGAGGATCACCTCACCCCGCTCGGCGCCTCGTTCCTATATCTGGAGGAGCCGACCACCGTCATGCACGTCGGCTCGGTGCTCGTGCTCGAGCCCGGACCCGACGGGTTCGACGGGGACCGGTTCACCGAACTTGTCGCCAGCCGGGTCGCGATCGCCTCGCGCTATCGGCAGAAGGTCCGCGAGCTTCCCGGCCGCATCGCGAGCCCGTTCTGGGTGGACGCGGCGGACTTCGACCTGACCTACCACGTGCGGCACTCCGCGCTGCCGCGACCGGGCAACCAGGATCAGCTCGAGGAGTTCGTCGCGCGGATCCTGTCTCGACCGCTGGACCGGGCCCACCCGCTGTGGGAGCTGTACATCGTGGAGGGCCTCGAGGGGGGCCGGGTCGCCATCGTCACCAAGACGCATCAGGCGGTGGTCGACGGCATCGCGGCGGTCGACATCGCCCAGCTGCTGCTCGACGACGACCCGGACGTGCGGCCCGAGCCGCCGCCCCGGCTGGAGCCCCGGCGGGAGCCGACCAACCTGGAGCTGATGGCCTCCACCGCGTTCGAGGTCGTCGCCCGGCCCAACCGGTGGGGCGGCCTCGTCGTCGGCAGCCTGGCCGACATGGCCGCGCTGGCCGGGCGCGTCTTGTGCCAGACCCGCAACGTCGCCACCGCCGTGGCCCGCACGGCCACCGACCCCGCGCCGACGAGCCCGCTCAACGTCCGGGTCGGCGTCGCCCGGCGGGTCCGGTTCCTCGGGATCCCCCTGGAGACCTTCCGGACCGCGCGGGACGACTATCAACGCCTCCGGGAGGCCCGGGACTGCACGGTCACCGACGTGATCCTCACGGTGCTCACCGGTGCCCTGCGCAGCTGGCTGCAGAGCCGCGGCGAACCGGTGAGCGGGACCGCCCGGGTCCGCGCGCTGGTGCCGGTCAGCGTGTCCGAGCGGGACGGCGACGTGGGCTTCGGCAACTCCGTGCGGGCCTGCTTCATCGACCTGCCGGTCGGCGAGCCCAACCCGGTGATGCGCCTCGAGCAGGTCACCTTCCAGATGCGCCAGCAGGTGCGCGGCGGCCGAGCCATCGGCGCCCGGGCGCTCTCGGACATCGCCGGGTTCGCGCCCACGACCCTGCACCACCTGGGGGCGCAACTGGGCAACGCGGCCTCGCGCCGGTTCTTCAACCTGGTCATCACGAACGTGCCGGGGCCGCAGCACCCGCTCTGGGTCGCGGGCAGCCGCATGGTCGTGAGCTACCCGGTGATCCCGTTGGCCCTCGGTCAGGCGTTGGCGGTCGGGCTCACGTCGTACGACGGCACGGTCGGCCTCGGCCTGAACGGCGACCGCGGGGCGATGCACGACCTCGACGCGTTCTCGGACTACGTGAGGGAGGCGTTGATCGAGCTCTCCGACGTGCTGGCGGCCGAGGCCGGCGATGCCACCTGGACCGCTCCCGAGGAGCCGGAGGAAGGGGACGGCGTGGGTTCGACTCGCGTGTATCTGGGGCTGGGGGAGCAGGGCCTGGCCACGCTCGCGGCGACCGGCCGGGTGGAGCCGGGGTCGGTGCGGGCCTCGGCCGTCACCGCCACGGTGCGCGCGGCGTTCCCGAGCGACGACGAGGAGGAGCGGGAGTACGACGCGCTGCTCATCGCCGCCGAGATGGTCGCCGCCGACGCACCGGGCGGCCGCGTGGTGGTCGCGGCGGCCGACGTCGACCCGGCCACGGTCGAGGAGGTCGCGGCCGGCGGCGCGTACGACGGCTACGAGGTGCGCCTGTCCACACCGGTCACGGTCGATCAGGTCGTCGCCCTGCACGCCGCCGAGCCGGGCTCGAACGAGGACGACGAGCTGCTCTGGTACCACGTCAGCGAGCTGAGCCGGCTGGCGGCGGGGGAGATCTGAGGGAGACGCCCGGCGGGGGCGTCGGCCCGCCGGGCGTCGGGCACCCGCGCGGGTGCCGGCGCCCGCCTCGTGCCCGGGAGGTGGCGCGCGGCCGTCAGGCCGGGTGCTCGGCGAGCCATTGGGCCCCGATCCGCTGCTCGGCCTCGAGGGCCGAGCGGACCAGGGGCTCCACGCCGCGCTCGACCTTGCCGCCGATGAACGGCAGATGAGCGGCGAGTTCGCCGTCGTACGTGATCGTCGTGCCCGCTCCCGTCGGCGCCACCTCCGCCGTGGCGTCCAGGCGCACCGGCTTGCCCTCGACGGTGACCACCACGTCGCCGCGCCAGCCCGCGTCGCCCCGATCGGCCGGCCAGTCCACGGCATAGACCACGGTGAGGTTATGCCCCACGATGGCGCGCATCGCCTCGGGAAGGCGGTCGGTGGGGAGCTTGCGGGCGGTCTTGACCCGCGCAGGCGAGGGTGGCGGCCCGCTCTCGGTGACGGTCACCCGGGCCTGCGCATCACCCGTCGCGGCGCAGACGCGGCGCTGAAACTCCTCGTCGAGGAGCATGCGTCCCACCCGGGACGGCGCCGCATCGTACGACAGGGTCAGGGTCAGCCTCATGGCGGACAACCGTAGCGGCCCGCGGCCGAAATGTCGGCGCTGGCGATCCGCAACCGTCGCCGGGCCCGAGCGGCCAGGGCCAAGGCGGCGTTGCGTTCGTCGGCGGCCCGGTCGTCGTCGTCGCGGTCGGCGGCACAGGCGCGGGCGTGGTCGGTCTGCGCCCGTCGCAGCTCGATGGCGAACCGGTCGAGGGCGTCGGCCAGCCGTAGCGCATCCGCGACGACCTCCTTTCCCGTCTCGCCGAGGCCGCCGAGGCCGCCGAGGCCGCCGAGGCCGTCGGGGCCGCCCGGGTCGTTGGTGTGGTCGAGCCCGCCGGGGCCGCCAAGGTCCCGGGTCGCCGCCCGCAGCGCCGCGGCGGCCGCGTGGCACGACCCGGGGTCGCCGTCGAGCCGTACGTCGTACGCCGGGTACGGATCGTCGACCCGGGTCGGCGCGCCGGTCATCGCTGCCCTCGCTCGGGGCTCAGGCCAACGGCCAGCCGCTGGAGCGCATCGCGGACCGCGCGTTGCTCCTGGCGGGACCCCACGTCCAGGGTCAGGTGCTGGACGACCCGCGCCCAGCGTTCCGCGGCGTCGGCGCTGCCCGCCGCGACCTCCGCGCTCTCGCCAGCTCCACCCGGTGCGCCCGTCACGCCGGCCAGCCTAATCAGGCCGGCGACCGCGCGGCGGCCACGATCTGGCCCCTGTGGACTAGGCGGGCCTAGCCCTGACTAGCCCCGCCTAGCGAAAAGGTCACCGGTGCTTGGCAACCCGCGCACGACGTACCACCTGCCTCACTAGCCTGAAGGCGTCCATGCACGCCGTCGTGCCCGAAGGACCGCTGAAGGTGAGCCCGTCATGACCTTGACCCTCGAAGAGTCCCGCGACCAGCTGCTGCGCTCCGCGGCACAATTGGCCGGTCGCTCGCCGGGGGAGCCGATGGAGCGGCTGCTGCACCGGTACTACCGGCACGTCGTCACCGAGGACCTGCTCGCCCGCCGTCCGGAGGACCTGCTGGGCGCGGCCCTGTCGCACCGTTCTCTCGCCGCGCAGCGGCCGGTTGGCTCGGTGAACGTGCGCGTCTTCACGCCCACGGTCGAGCAGGAGGGGTGGACCACGGGGCACACGGTCGTCGAGATCGTCACCGACGACATGCCGTTCCTGGTCGACTCCGTCTCGGCGTACCTCGCCCGCGAACAACGGTCGGTGCACCTCCTCGTGCACCCCCAGCTCGTCGTACGGCGGGACGCGGCGGGCGCGCTCGCCGAGGTGCTCGACGTCGACCTGCAGCAGGCCCCCAAGGAGTTCGGCGTCTGCGTCGAGTCCTGGATGCACCTGCAGATCGACCGGGAGAGCGACCCGGCGGTCCGCGAGGAGCTGGCGGCCGGGCTGCGCCGGGTGCTCGGCGATGTCCGCGTCGCGGTCGTGGACTGGCCGCGGATGACCGAACAGGCCCGTCGGATCTCGGACGAGCTCGCGCAGCAGCCGCCGGCCAGCGTCCCCGCCGAGGAGGTCGCCGAGGCGGAGAACCTGCTGGGATGGCTGTCGGCGGGGAACTTCACGTTCCTCGGCTACCGCGAGTACCAGCTGGAGAACCAGTCCGGCGACGATGTGCTGGTCCCCATGCCGGGCACCGGCCTCGGCCTGATGCGCTACGACACCGAGTCCCCGGCGGCCTCCTCGTTCAACCGGCTGACCGGCGTGGCCGCGCAGCGGGCGCGGGAGAAGCGGGTCCTGGTCGTCACCAAGGCCAACACGGTCTCGACGGTGCACCGGCCGGTGTACCTCGACTACGTCGGGGTCAAGACCTTCGACGCGGCCGGGGAGGTCCGCGGCGAGCGTCGCTTCATCGGGCTGTTCACCGCCGGCGCCTACACGAACTCGGTGCTGACGGTCCCGTTCATCGCCCAGAAGACGCGGCGCGTCCTGGAGAGCAGCGGCTACGCGCCGGACAGCCACCTGGCCAAGGACCTGCTGGGCGTGCTGGAGACCTATCCGCGCGACGAGCTGTTCCAGGCGGACGTGGCGGATCTCGAGGCGATCGCCACCTCGGTCGTCCACCTGCGCGAACGCCGGCAGGCCCGGCTGTTCCTGCGCAAGGACGAGTACGGCCGGTTCATGAGCTGCCTGGTCTACATCCCCCGGGACCGCTACACGACCGCGGTGCGGCTGCGCCTGGAGGCGCTGCTCAAGCACGCGTTCAACGGCGAGACCGTGGAATACACGACCCGGGTCTCGGAGTCCGCGCTCGCCCGGCTGCACTTCGTCGTCCGGGTCCGCCAGGGCGAGCAGGTGCCGGACGTCAACGTCGAGGATCTCCAGCGGCAGGTGCTCGACGCCACCCGGACCTGGACCGAGGACCTCGCGGAGGCCACCCGCGCCGAGTACGGCGAGGAGGCCGCCGCCCGGCTGCTGTCGTGCTGGGGCACCGCATTCCCGGAGGCCTACAAGGAGGACTTCCACGCCCGCGTGGGGGTCGCGGATCTGCGCCACATCGAGCAGTTGGACGAGTCCGGCGAGCTGCGGATGAGCCTCTACCACCTGCCCGGGTCCCCGCAGGGGGAGCGCCGCCTCAAGCTGTACCGGAAGGGCGGCCTGTCGCTCACCTCGGTGCTGCCGATCTTCACCAACCTCGGCGTCGAGGTCACCGACGAGCGGCCCTACGAGCTGGAGGGCGCCGACGAGAGCGTCTTCATCTACGACTTCGGGCTTCGGGCCGACTCCGAGGACGTCTGGACCCAGGGCACCGACGGGGCGCGGCAGCGCTTCCAGGACTGCGTCGGCGCGGTCTGGTCCGGCGCGGCCGAGAGCGACGGCTTCAACCGGCTCGTCCTATCCGCCGGGCTGAACTGGCGCCAGGTCGTCATCCTGCGCGCGGTGGCCCGCTACCAGCGCCAGACGGGAACGCCGTTCACGCAGGCGTACACCGAGGACACGCTGGTCACCAACGCCAACCTGGCCA from Austwickia sp. includes the following:
- a CDS encoding wax ester/triacylglycerol synthase family O-acyltransferase, translating into MEDHLTPLGASFLYLEEPTTVMHVGSVLVLEPGPDGFDGDRFTELVASRVAIASRYRQKVRELPGRIASPFWVDAADFDLTYHVRHSALPRPGNQDQLEEFVARILSRPLDRAHPLWELYIVEGLEGGRVAIVTKTHQAVVDGIAAVDIAQLLLDDDPDVRPEPPPRLEPRREPTNLELMASTAFEVVARPNRWGGLVVGSLADMAALAGRVLCQTRNVATAVARTATDPAPTSPLNVRVGVARRVRFLGIPLETFRTARDDYQRLREARDCTVTDVILTVLTGALRSWLQSRGEPVSGTARVRALVPVSVSERDGDVGFGNSVRACFIDLPVGEPNPVMRLEQVTFQMRQQVRGGRAIGARALSDIAGFAPTTLHHLGAQLGNAASRRFFNLVITNVPGPQHPLWVAGSRMVVSYPVIPLALGQALAVGLTSYDGTVGLGLNGDRGAMHDLDAFSDYVREALIELSDVLAAEAGDATWTAPEEPEEGDGVGSTRVYLGLGEQGLATLAATGRVEPGSVRASAVTATVRAAFPSDDEEEREYDALLIAAEMVAADAPGGRVVVAAADVDPATVEEVAAGGAYDGYEVRLSTPVTVDQVVALHAAEPGSNEDDELLWYHVSELSRLAAGEI
- a CDS encoding DUF2505 domain-containing protein translates to MRLTLTLSYDAAPSRVGRMLLDEEFQRRVCAATGDAQARVTVTESGPPPSPARVKTARKLPTDRLPEAMRAIVGHNLTVVYAVDWPADRGDAGWRGDVVVTVEGKPVRLDATAEVAPTGAGTTITYDGELAAHLPFIGGKVERGVEPLVRSALEAEQRIGAQWLAEHPA